The proteins below come from a single Abyssisolibacter fermentans genomic window:
- a CDS encoding chromate transporter encodes MNFLQCYISFFKISMFTFGGGYAMLPMTEKELIEGKKCLTEKEMLEAYALAQTVPGIIGANTSAIIGKKIHGIKGAIASTLGFITPSLIIIMLISDLLIKYQDNIIINNALKGIKFAVLALLINIFIKLLKQSKEYIQNTFGITLVSLAFIAVLFLKISTIYIIIISAFAGIVYYLRKEK; translated from the coding sequence ATGAATTTTTTGCAGTGTTATATAAGTTTTTTCAAGATTAGTATGTTTACATTTGGAGGTGGATATGCAATGCTTCCTATGACTGAAAAAGAACTTATTGAAGGTAAAAAATGTTTAACTGAGAAAGAAATGCTTGAAGCATATGCGTTAGCCCAGACAGTTCCAGGAATAATTGGAGCAAACACCTCAGCGATTATTGGTAAAAAAATACATGGCATTAAAGGAGCCATTGCATCAACATTAGGATTCATAACACCATCATTAATAATAATAATGTTAATTTCTGATTTATTGATAAAATATCAAGATAATATAATAATTAATAATGCATTAAAAGGAATAAAATTTGCTGTATTAGCTTTACTAATAAATATTTTTATTAAATTATTAAAACAATCTAAAGAGTATATACAAAATACCTTTGGTATAACACTTGTTTCATTAGCTTTTATTGCAGTACTATTTTTAAAAATTTCTACTATATATATTATAATTATTTCGGCATTTGCAGGTATAGTATATTACTTGAGAAAGGAAAAATAA
- a CDS encoding PspC domain-containing protein, translating into MYKKLYRSRKNEMICGVCAGIADYFEIDVTLVRLIAVITGLFSVGIIAYLICALVIPVNPDENYHNNDYDHDEFDDKKPYANSNRNKKLMGFILIILGVFFLLEKFIGWLSFEMIVSIVLIIIGISFLTNIKRNSN; encoded by the coding sequence ATGTACAAAAAACTCTATAGATCCAGAAAAAATGAAATGATTTGTGGAGTGTGCGCTGGTATTGCTGATTATTTTGAAATAGATGTTACCCTAGTTAGACTAATTGCTGTAATCACAGGTCTTTTCAGTGTTGGAATTATTGCTTACTTAATCTGCGCTTTAGTTATACCTGTTAATCCAGATGAAAACTATCACAATAATGATTATGATCACGATGAATTTGATGATAAGAAACCCTATGCAAATTCGAATAGAAATAAAAAACTCATGGGTTTTATATTAATAATTTTAGGAGTTTTCTTTCTATTGGAAAAATTCATTGGTTGGTTGAGTTTTGAAATGATAGTTTCAATTGTATTAATAATCATAGGAATTTCTTTTTTAACTAACATTAAAAGAAATTCAAATTAA
- a CDS encoding NAD(P)-dependent oxidoreductase, with protein sequence MTKMYYDKDTNLELLKGKKVAIIGYGSQGHAHALNLRDSGVDVVVGLYNGSRSWEKAEAQGLKVYEVAEAVKQSDVVMMLLPDTKQSAVYQQSVKPNLREGDALAFAHGFNIHFNQIVPPKNVDVFMIAPKGPGHLVRRVYTEGKGVPSLVAI encoded by the coding sequence ATGACAAAAATGTATTATGACAAAGATACCAATTTAGAATTATTAAAAGGAAAAAAAGTTGCAATTATAGGTTATGGAAGCCAAGGACATGCACATGCTTTAAATCTTAGAGATAGTGGAGTAGATGTAGTAGTAGGGCTATATAACGGGAGTAGGTCATGGGAAAAAGCAGAGGCACAAGGCTTAAAGGTATATGAAGTTGCAGAGGCAGTAAAGCAAAGCGATGTAGTAATGATGCTTTTACCTGATACAAAACAAAGTGCAGTATATCAGCAAAGTGTAAAACCAAATTTAAGAGAAGGGGATGCCTTAGCATTTGCACATGGTTTTAATATTCATTTTAATCAAATAGTGCCACCTAAAAATGTTGATGTATTTATGATAGCACCAAAAGGACCAGGACATTTAGTAAGGAGAGTTTATACAGAGGGAAAAGGCGTACCTTCTTTAGTAGCAATA
- a CDS encoding chromate transporter, translating to MEFILVIIEFFKIGLFTIGGGLVVLPLLQEIAFKNGWLTPDQFANMLAVAQSTPGAIGINTATFVGHSIYGVVGGIFVTIAIILPGSTLAVIVAHFISIYKNNKYIKYALSGIRIVVIGIVLAAIFNIAKIIIFDVKSVILTICILIGVIKYKKHPIIYIFIGAVAGVIVYA from the coding sequence ATGGAATTTATATTAGTTATTATTGAATTTTTTAAAATAGGATTATTTACTATAGGTGGAGGTTTAGTAGTTTTGCCTCTATTACAAGAAATTGCATTTAAAAATGGGTGGCTTACACCTGACCAATTTGCAAATATGCTTGCTGTTGCACAATCAACGCCAGGAGCTATAGGTATTAATACTGCAACATTTGTTGGCCATTCAATATATGGTGTTGTAGGTGGAATATTTGTTACAATTGCAATAATCTTGCCTGGTAGTACATTAGCTGTTATAGTAGCACATTTCATTAGTATATATAAGAATAATAAATACATTAAATATGCATTAAGTGGGATTAGAATTGTTGTCATTGGAATTGTTTTAGCAGCAATATTTAATATAGCGAAAATTATTATATTTGATGTAAAATCTGTAATTCTTACAATCTGTATATTAATAGGAGTTATAAAATATAAAAAGCATCCAATTATATATATATTTATAGGAGCAGTTGCTGGTGTAATAGTCTATGCATAA
- a CDS encoding ACT domain-containing protein yields the protein MLKSISARLNNGLDSLVRVTNILRRKEFQIKDISMTSALDGCYSDLIITIYEDDKLGVNQAINQIKKIHDVYEIREVN from the coding sequence ATGCTAAAATCTATAAGTGCACGGCTTAATAACGGGTTAGATTCTTTAGTACGAGTAACAAATATCTTAAGAAGAAAAGAATTTCAGATAAAAGATATTAGTATGACTTCAGCATTAGATGGTTGTTATTCAGATTTGATAATAACGATTTATGAAGATGATAAGCTTGGAGTAAATCAAGCTATAAATCAAATAAAAAAAATTCATGATGTATATGAAATAAGGGAGGTAAACTAA
- a CDS encoding MDR family MFS transporter, which translates to MGSFSIVKGFKKRFITPYLGLPSDIYFLFIARIVNKIGMLVYPFLTLFLTKKLGLSTEEAGEMLLISAMTFLVGAPVGGKLTDLFGRKKILLIFQSAAAICFVICAFLGISMTVPYILILASLLNSIAGPASSAMVTDLTTPENRKAAFSLLYLGTNVGAAIGPGIAGLLFESHMKWIFIGDGITSILSLILVFLFVRETIPTKEEIENSGVSENENYEHGSVFSALLKKPILVAFVLISSLTSFAYSQHSFSIPLLMKEIFPKGTELFGMLMMINGLFVLVATAPITSLTNKLKPVVNMAIAAFTYVVGFGMLYFINDIWLFVVSTIIWTIGEILVVTNASVYIANHSPINQRGRFSSIFSIISGTGYAVGPMLMGKFIISHGIRNVWIVVFLASIAAFVGFVNLNVFEKRSKGILNEKDEIQ; encoded by the coding sequence ATGGGAAGTTTTAGTATTGTGAAAGGTTTTAAAAAAAGATTTATCACACCTTATTTAGGTTTACCAAGTGACATATATTTCTTATTTATAGCCCGTATAGTAAATAAAATAGGTATGCTTGTTTATCCATTTTTAACACTTTTTTTAACAAAAAAATTGGGACTTTCTACAGAAGAAGCAGGTGAAATGCTGCTGATATCTGCAATGACATTTTTAGTGGGGGCACCTGTAGGAGGGAAATTAACAGATTTATTTGGCAGGAAAAAAATATTATTAATATTTCAATCAGCAGCAGCAATTTGCTTTGTGATATGTGCTTTTTTAGGAATATCAATGACAGTACCATATATTTTAATATTAGCTTCATTGTTAAATTCAATAGCAGGTCCTGCGAGTTCAGCTATGGTTACTGATTTGACAACTCCTGAAAATAGAAAGGCGGCTTTTTCGCTTTTGTATTTAGGTACTAACGTAGGGGCAGCTATTGGTCCTGGTATAGCGGGATTGTTATTTGAAAGTCACATGAAATGGATTTTTATAGGAGATGGAATAACATCTATTTTATCGTTAATACTCGTGTTTCTATTTGTTAGAGAAACTATTCCTACTAAAGAGGAAATAGAAAATTCGGGCGTAAGTGAAAATGAAAACTATGAACATGGAAGTGTATTCAGTGCTTTACTTAAAAAACCAATATTAGTAGCATTTGTATTGATATCATCTTTAACATCCTTTGCATATTCACAACATTCATTTAGTATACCATTACTAATGAAAGAAATTTTTCCAAAAGGAACTGAGTTGTTCGGAATGTTAATGATGATTAATGGCTTGTTTGTATTAGTTGCAACGGCTCCAATTACTTCTTTAACGAATAAATTAAAGCCTGTAGTAAATATGGCAATAGCTGCATTTACATATGTGGTAGGCTTTGGAATGCTTTACTTTATTAATGATATATGGTTATTTGTTGTTTCAACAATTATTTGGACTATAGGAGAGATTCTTGTAGTAACAAATGCAAGTGTTTATATAGCAAATCATTCACCTATAAATCAAAGAGGAAGGTTTAGTTCTATATTTTCAATTATATCAGGTACAGGATATGCTGTGGGACCAATGTTAATGGGTAAGTTCATAATTTCTCATGGTATAAGAAATGTTTGGATTGTTGTTTTTCTTGCATCAATAGCGGCATTTGTTGGATTCGTAAATTTAAATGTTTTTGAAAAGAGAAGCAAAGGAATACTCAATGAAAAAGATGAAATACAATGA
- a CDS encoding S8 family peptidase, with protein sequence MFKIDDFKVNSVRKGIRKEDLSFLNLSGRQCMYSQGIYGQGIIVAVIDTGVDSKHSELKGRVLRGRNFTQLRSGNRINTTDTHGHGTHVAGSIAGSNVGIAPKAQILPIKVLDGNGKIDIKNIIEAMKWIKSYRANDGKKVSIVSMSISTDGINEEKAKLQELHKSIKDLVNANIAVICSAGNSYKEEIRYPAVFNEVICVGAVDVDLKSAMFSTQGNHVDVCQVGVNVLSCAPNNKYAEMSGTSMSTPIVSGIAALIACKHQVALGETIPEDYLWRNLKMNTKDLGIPGADTKYGVGFCTLQPLEKEIVIDSKKNIFFIDGVSYKDVKLSEELKNIVKALFIKQGAFIKTDKLLKKIKIIF encoded by the coding sequence ATGTTTAAGATAGATGATTTTAAGGTCAATAGTGTTAGAAAAGGCATAAGAAAAGAAGATTTAAGCTTTTTAAACCTAAGTGGAAGACAGTGCATGTATTCTCAAGGAATATATGGGCAAGGAATCATAGTTGCAGTTATAGATACTGGCGTAGATAGTAAACATTCAGAGTTGAAAGGTAGAGTTTTGAGGGGTCGTAATTTTACTCAGCTCAGAAGTGGAAATAGAATAAATACAACTGACACTCATGGGCATGGGACACATGTAGCTGGTAGTATTGCTGGGTCCAACGTAGGCATAGCACCTAAAGCTCAAATACTTCCGATCAAAGTATTAGATGGCAATGGCAAAATAGACATAAAAAATATAATAGAAGCCATGAAGTGGATAAAGAGCTATAGAGCTAATGACGGTAAAAAAGTAAGTATAGTTTCTATGTCCATTTCTACAGATGGGATAAACGAAGAAAAAGCTAAATTACAAGAATTACACAAAAGTATAAAAGATTTAGTGAATGCAAATATAGCGGTTATTTGTTCAGCAGGGAATTCTTATAAAGAAGAAATTAGGTATCCGGCAGTTTTTAATGAAGTGATATGTGTAGGTGCAGTAGATGTAGATTTAAAATCAGCTATGTTTAGCACACAAGGAAATCATGTAGATGTATGCCAAGTTGGAGTTAACGTGCTGTCATGTGCACCTAACAATAAATATGCAGAGATGTCTGGTACGAGTATGAGTACACCAATTGTATCAGGTATAGCAGCATTAATTGCTTGTAAGCATCAAGTAGCTCTTGGAGAAACTATACCAGAAGATTATTTGTGGAGGAATCTTAAAATGAATACTAAAGATTTAGGTATACCGGGAGCAGATACAAAATATGGAGTTGGTTTTTGTACACTACAGCCCCTAGAAAAAGAGATAGTTATAGATAGTAAAAAAAATATATTTTTTATAGATGGAGTATCATATAAAGATGTAAAACTATCAGAAGAACTTAAAAATATAGTTAAAGCATTATTTATAAAACAAGGTGCTTTTATAAAGACGGATAAATTGCTTAAAAAGATAAAAATAATATTTTAA
- a CDS encoding sodium-dependent transporter, which yields MVERDSFGTRLGVLAAAAGSAIGLGNIWRFPYILGKNGGGAFLIIYLICIVIIGIPIMISEFIIGRSTKKNAIGAFKKLAPKTPWSIIGWMGLLSAIAVLSFYGVVAGWCMNYVVSTATNTFIGKTAQDMTNIFTSFTSSTWSPILWQLLFMFITGYIVVSGIKDGIEKYSKILMPVLLILIIILDIRALTLDRANEGLKFLFEPNFNQLTLNGVFIALGHAFFSLSIGMGTMLTYGSYINDSENLKSTALKVCIADTVIAILAGLAIFPAVFAYGIKPDTGAGLAFMSLPLVFQQMPLGNLFGALFFILLTVAALTSSISILEVIVAYFTEEYNFSRTKITIWGASFVSIIGIICSLSNGVLKKYTIFNMNFMDLMNYLSANILLPLGGLLISIFVGYYMDKKIIITQLYNNGTLSNKSISLFMFLVKIVSPIAIIFVFLKGIKII from the coding sequence ATGGTAGAAAGAGATAGTTTTGGAACTCGTTTAGGTGTTTTAGCTGCAGCAGCTGGTTCTGCAATAGGTTTGGGTAATATATGGAGATTTCCTTATATACTTGGAAAAAATGGTGGTGGTGCATTTTTAATAATTTATTTAATTTGTATTGTTATTATAGGTATACCAATTATGATATCAGAATTTATTATTGGTAGAAGCACTAAAAAAAATGCAATTGGTGCTTTTAAAAAACTTGCTCCTAAAACTCCTTGGTCTATAATTGGTTGGATGGGGCTATTGAGTGCTATTGCCGTACTATCGTTTTATGGTGTAGTAGCTGGATGGTGTATGAATTACGTTGTAAGTACTGCAACAAATACTTTTATTGGGAAAACTGCCCAAGACATGACTAATATATTTACGAGTTTCACATCTAGTACATGGAGTCCAATATTATGGCAATTATTATTCATGTTTATAACTGGTTATATAGTTGTTTCTGGTATAAAGGATGGTATTGAAAAATACTCTAAAATATTGATGCCAGTACTACTTATATTAATTATTATACTAGATATAAGAGCACTTACATTAGATAGAGCAAATGAAGGCTTAAAATTCTTATTTGAGCCAAATTTTAACCAATTAACATTGAATGGTGTTTTTATTGCTTTAGGTCATGCATTCTTTTCTTTGAGTATAGGTATGGGAACAATGCTAACCTATGGTTCATATATTAATGATAGTGAAAATTTAAAATCAACCGCTTTAAAAGTTTGTATAGCTGATACAGTTATAGCTATACTTGCAGGTCTTGCTATCTTCCCAGCAGTATTTGCTTACGGTATAAAACCTGATACTGGTGCAGGTCTTGCTTTTATGTCACTACCTCTTGTATTTCAACAAATGCCCTTAGGTAATTTATTTGGGGCTTTATTCTTTATACTATTAACTGTTGCAGCTTTGACATCTTCTATATCAATATTAGAAGTTATAGTAGCTTACTTTACTGAAGAATATAATTTTTCGAGAACTAAAATTACAATTTGGGGAGCTTCATTTGTATCTATAATTGGAATCATATGCTCCTTGTCTAATGGAGTACTAAAAAAATATACTATTTTCAATATGAATTTTATGGATTTAATGAATTATTTATCTGCAAATATACTATTACCACTTGGAGGATTATTAATATCAATTTTTGTAGGTTATTATATGGACAAAAAAATTATTATAACTCAACTATATAATAATGGAACTTTAAGTAATAAGTCTATATCATTATTTATGTTTTTGGTAAAAATAGTTTCACCGATAGCTATAATTTTCGTATTTTTGAAAGGTATCAAAATAATATAG
- a CDS encoding 3'-5' exoribonuclease YhaM family protein — protein MKKTIIEFNNGDNIENFFLVKQASVRRSNNNKKYMDFTLMDKSGEINAKLWDITEKDELQYINNTLIKVRGSVSIWQGKLQLKINKIRLYIESDNIDIKDYVQTAPEESIDMFNCISSYIEKMKNQDIKKLTNRILSDNKDKLMFYPAATKNHHSIAGGLLYHTKTMLLLGEQVCNIYTFLNRDLLYAGVILHDMSKIQEIDATDLGVASEYTTEGQLLGHIIMGIKNIDRVAREEGIDAEISMLLQHMVLSHHYEPEFGSPKKPQIPEGEILHMLDIIDARMYDMNKALSNTKEMEFSEKIWSLDNRKIYKYTDGI, from the coding sequence ATGAAAAAAACAATAATTGAGTTCAACAACGGTGATAATATAGAAAACTTTTTTCTAGTAAAACAAGCATCGGTAAGGAGATCAAATAACAATAAAAAATACATGGACTTTACTTTAATGGACAAGTCTGGTGAAATAAATGCAAAACTTTGGGATATTACAGAAAAAGATGAATTGCAATACATAAACAATACTCTAATTAAAGTTAGAGGTAGTGTTTCAATATGGCAGGGTAAATTACAGCTTAAAATAAATAAAATTAGACTATATATTGAAAGTGATAATATTGATATTAAAGATTATGTTCAAACAGCACCAGAAGAATCAATAGATATGTTTAATTGCATTAGTTCATATATAGAAAAGATGAAAAATCAAGATATAAAGAAACTAACAAATAGAATCTTATCAGATAATAAAGATAAATTAATGTTTTATCCCGCTGCAACAAAAAATCATCATTCTATAGCTGGTGGACTTTTATATCATACTAAAACAATGCTATTATTAGGTGAGCAAGTGTGTAATATTTATACTTTCTTAAACAGAGATTTACTTTATGCAGGGGTTATTTTACATGACATGTCAAAAATACAAGAAATAGATGCAACTGATTTGGGAGTAGCATCTGAATATACAACCGAAGGGCAGCTATTAGGACATATAATAATGGGTATTAAAAATATAGACAGAGTAGCTCGTGAAGAAGGTATTGATGCAGAGATTTCTATGCTTTTACAACATATGGTTTTATCGCATCATTATGAACCTGAGTTTGGAAGCCCTAAAAAACCTCAGATACCAGAAGGTGAAATACTACATATGTTAGATATAATAGATGCTAGGATGTATGATATGAATAAAGCTTTAAGCAATACAAAAGAAATGGAGTTTTCAGAAAAGATATGGTCGTTAGATAATAGAAAAATATATAAATATACAGATGGTATTTAA
- a CDS encoding DNA polymerase IV: MKRKIIHVDMDAFFAAVEQHDNNKLKGKPVIVGGIGKRGVVSTCSYEARKYGVHSAMPTFIAKKKCPNAIFVPVRMARYKEISSIVFNILYEITELVEPLSIDEAYLDVTKVNSDSIDIARYIKKEVKRKTGLTLSAGISYNKFLAKLASDWNKPNGIKVISKDMMPDILLPLSIKKVYGLGKKSVQMFNKFGVYTIKDLYGLPKEYLIEVLGKHGEDIFNRIRGIDDREINMSSDTKSIGRETTLKEDTRNKQILKDIIKDFSINIGKSLTRKKLFAKTVTVKYKTIDFTIHTKSKTLDNCIQKQQEVYKVACDIIDNIKFNKDIRLIGLSVSHLDKDSIKQLSIFDFIDNY; this comes from the coding sequence ATGAAAAGGAAAATTATACATGTAGATATGGATGCATTTTTTGCTGCTGTTGAACAACATGATAATAATAAGCTTAAAGGAAAGCCAGTAATAGTAGGGGGTATCGGTAAAAGAGGAGTAGTAAGTACTTGTTCTTATGAAGCCAGAAAATATGGAGTACACTCTGCAATGCCAACTTTTATAGCTAAAAAAAAGTGCCCAAACGCAATTTTTGTGCCTGTTAGAATGGCTAGATACAAAGAAATATCAAGTATAGTTTTTAATATACTTTATGAAATAACAGAATTAGTAGAACCATTATCTATAGATGAAGCATATCTAGATGTAACTAAAGTAAACAGTGATTCAATAGATATAGCAAGATATATAAAAAAAGAAGTTAAAAGGAAAACTGGTCTTACGTTATCAGCAGGTATTTCATACAACAAATTCTTAGCAAAATTAGCTTCAGATTGGAACAAACCTAATGGAATAAAGGTAATTAGTAAAGATATGATGCCAGATATACTATTACCGCTATCAATAAAAAAAGTCTATGGACTGGGTAAGAAATCTGTACAAATGTTTAATAAATTTGGTGTTTATACAATAAAAGATTTATATGGATTGCCAAAAGAATATCTTATAGAGGTATTGGGTAAGCATGGAGAAGATATTTTTAATAGAATTAGGGGAATTGATGATAGAGAGATTAATATGTCAAGTGATACTAAATCTATTGGAAGAGAAACAACTCTCAAAGAAGATACAAGAAACAAACAAATATTAAAAGATATTATAAAGGATTTTTCTATCAATATAGGAAAATCTCTAACAAGAAAAAAGCTATTTGCAAAAACTGTAACAGTGAAATATAAAACCATAGACTTCACCATACATACTAAAAGTAAAACACTAGACAATTGTATTCAAAAACAGCAGGAAGTATACAAAGTAGCTTGTGATATTATAGATAATATAAAGTTTAATAAGGATATAAGGCTAATAGGATTATCTGTATCTCATTTAGATAAAGATAGTATAAAGCAGTTATCCATATTCGATTTTATTGATAATTATTAA
- a CDS encoding carboxypeptidase M32, which produces MSLDQIKEQFNDLLKKKQALSYAQSMIYWDAVTGAPKKGMEARAKHLGVLSGETHKLLTSKEMVECIKILEENKDKLDNITVLSLKLIKKDYNQVCNIPKKEYEEYSELTSIANDKWEEAMGKSDFALFQPYLEKVIEYKKRFVEYRGYEVNPYNVLLDDHEPGMTVEILDEFFKLLREKIVPLVKNIENSPKKIRSDFTIRKFDLSKQKEFSEYLLDILSYDFDAGMFKESVHPFTLGLNPYDVRITSHFHERLFLSAIYSTIHECGHALYEQDIDKDLVGTIAATGVSMGIHESQSRAYENIIGRNINFLKFIYPKLKEMFPEQLEDVSLQEFYEAVNESKPSLIRTEADELTYSLHIMVRYEIEKMLFNDEIQVKDLPQVWNQKMQEYLGIVPQNDAEGVLQDVHWSDGLIGYFPSYALGNAYASQFIDSMKKDIDLDEILLKGKLEEIKNWLTDKIHKYGSTKMPNEILKNVTGEELNPKYFIDYLEDKYSKLYNLK; this is translated from the coding sequence TTGAGTTTAGATCAAATTAAAGAACAATTTAATGATTTATTAAAAAAGAAGCAAGCATTAAGCTATGCTCAATCTATGATTTATTGGGATGCTGTTACAGGAGCACCTAAGAAAGGAATGGAAGCTAGAGCTAAGCATTTAGGTGTACTATCAGGGGAAACACATAAGCTTTTAACAAGTAAAGAGATGGTAGAATGTATTAAAATACTAGAAGAGAACAAAGATAAATTAGATAATATTACAGTATTATCGCTAAAATTAATCAAAAAAGATTATAATCAAGTTTGTAATATACCAAAAAAAGAATATGAAGAGTATAGTGAACTTACCAGTATAGCTAATGATAAATGGGAAGAAGCTATGGGAAAATCTGATTTTGCTTTATTTCAACCTTATTTAGAGAAAGTTATTGAATATAAAAAGAGATTTGTTGAATATAGAGGTTATGAAGTAAATCCATATAATGTTCTTTTAGATGATCATGAACCAGGTATGACAGTTGAAATATTAGATGAGTTTTTTAAATTATTAAGAGAAAAAATAGTACCACTAGTGAAGAATATAGAAAATAGTCCAAAGAAAATTAGAAGTGATTTTACAATTAGAAAATTTGATTTATCTAAACAAAAAGAATTTAGTGAGTATTTATTGGATATATTAAGTTATGATTTTGATGCTGGTATGTTTAAAGAAAGTGTACATCCTTTTACACTAGGTCTTAATCCATATGACGTTAGAATTACATCACATTTCCATGAGAGATTATTTTTATCAGCGATTTATAGTACAATTCATGAATGTGGACATGCGTTATATGAGCAAGATATTGATAAAGATTTAGTTGGAACAATTGCTGCTACTGGAGTATCAATGGGAATACACGAATCGCAATCTAGAGCTTATGAAAATATTATAGGTAGAAATATTAATTTCTTAAAATTTATATACCCTAAGCTAAAAGAAATGTTCCCTGAGCAATTAGAAGACGTATCATTGCAAGAATTTTACGAAGCAGTTAATGAATCTAAACCATCATTAATAAGAACAGAAGCAGACGAATTAACATACTCGTTACACATTATGGTTAGATATGAAATTGAGAAAATGTTGTTTAATGATGAGATACAAGTAAAAGACTTGCCACAAGTTTGGAATCAAAAAATGCAAGAGTACTTAGGAATAGTGCCTCAAAATGATGCTGAGGGAGTATTACAAGATGTGCATTGGTCAGATGGATTAATAGGCTATTTCCCATCATATGCATTAGGTAATGCATATGCTTCACAGTTTATCGACTCAATGAAAAAAGATATAGATTTAGATGAAATACTTCTAAAAGGTAAATTAGAAGAAATTAAAAATTGGTTAACAGATAAAATTCACAAATACGGGAGTACGAAAATGCCAAATGAAATTTTAAAGAATGTAACAGGTGAAGAATTAAATCCTAAGTATTTTATAGATTACCTAGAAGATAAATACAGCAAGCTATATAATTTAAAATAA